The DNA window AAACCGCCGGTGACGAAGAAGCCGTCGCCGCAACGAGATAATTTAGCCTTACATCGTCGCTGAGGTGCAGGCCTTTCAGCGGCGACCAGGCGATACCCTCCACATCAACGCAGTCGAGGCCGGCATCCGTCAGCATCTGCTTCAGCCTTTCAGGCGCGATGAACTGATCGAACTGGTGCGTGCCCTTCGGGATTCGTCCGAAGCCTTCGGCCAAGGTGATGGTCAGCAGCTTCGACCAGCCGGTCGCGTTAGGCGTCGACATGATCAGCAGCCCCCCGGGCGCCAGGCGCGCGGCAAGCGACCGGACGAAAGCCGCGGGGTCCGCGACATGTTCGATCACCTCGAGACAGGTGACGAGATCGAACTTGCCTTCGAGGTCGAGGACATCGCCGGCCCGATAGTCGATCGCCAGGCCGACCATCTCGGCATGGGCGCGCGCGGCACCGATCAGTTCGGCGGACGCGTCGATGCCGGTCACTGTCGCGCCCATCCGCGCCAGCGGTTCGGCGAGAATCCCGGCGCCGCACCCGACATCGAGCGCGCTTTTACCGGCGAGCGGCGTCCGGCTGCATTCGTCGCTCTGCCAATGCTGGTCGATCCGGTCGCGGATGTATTTCAGCCGCACCGGGTTGATCTTGTGAAGCATCGCCTCGGGGCCGTTCGGGTCCCACCAGCGCTCGGCCTGGCTCGCGAACTGCCGGACCTCTTCGGGAAGGATGCTTGTTTCTGCCATTGCCCGACTCTAACAGTCCGCGCGGTTGATCCCAAGGAGCCCTTTTGTCCCGCATCGTCATGAAATTCGGCGGCACGTCGATGGCGGGGATCGAGCGCATCCGCAGCGTTGCCGAGCGCGTGCGGCGTGAGGCTGACGCCGGCAATGAAGTGCTTGTGGTCGTCTCGGCTATGGCCGGAGAGACGGATCGGCTGGTGCAGCTGTGCCGCGAGGCCGCGCCGCTCCACGACCCGACCGAATATGACGTGGTCGTGGCGAGCGGCGAGCAGGTGACCGCCGGCCTTCTTGCGATGACGCTCCAGGCCGCGGGGCTGAAGGCGCGCAGCTTCATGGGCTGGCAACTCGTCCGCGCGTCGGGCGTCCACGGCAATGCCCGCGTCGAAGCCATCGAAA is part of the Sphingomicrobium sp. genome and encodes:
- the ubiG gene encoding bifunctional 2-polyprenyl-6-hydroxyphenol methylase/3-demethylubiquinol 3-O-methyltransferase UbiG produces the protein MAETSILPEEVRQFASQAERWWDPNGPEAMLHKINPVRLKYIRDRIDQHWQSDECSRTPLAGKSALDVGCGAGILAEPLARMGATVTGIDASAELIGAARAHAEMVGLAIDYRAGDVLDLEGKFDLVTCLEVIEHVADPAAFVRSLAARLAPGGLLIMSTPNATGWSKLLTITLAEGFGRIPKGTHQFDQFIAPERLKQMLTDAGLDCVDVEGIAWSPLKGLHLSDDVRLNYLVAATASSSPAV